The Phalacrocorax aristotelis chromosome 2, bGulAri2.1, whole genome shotgun sequence region CTCCCGAGGCGTGTGTCCGGCTCAGGGTAAGGTCCTCCGGGGTGACGCCGTgcagctctccccagcagcagggtgaAGGCGGGAGTGTCCGTGgctgtggttttgtgtgtgtggcttttccatccttcctccttctgctcctccttGTTGTCCTTCCTGAAAACTATGATCATCTAGCTCCGAATCGCCGTCTTCCTGTCTCGGTCTTTACTCTGCAGAGAAGAAGaccaagttaaaaaaacacaccTGGGGCTGGGAGTTTTGCCAGCATGCTGGCTCCAACCCGGGAGCCTCTCGCTCCTCCCTGTGCCGGTGCTTGGCAGGAGAGGCCCGCGGCAGCTCCGCTCCGACAGCCCTCGGGAGCTCTGGGGCAGCTTTCCCAAGGCGGTATCGTCATCCCTCCGTGTCTCTCTGGGGATCCGGAGGGGTCAGTGGGAGCTGAATCTGCCCCaaagccctgctcctgcaggtgccttcccctgccctggccctgaTGGGGGCCTCAGGAGCCCTGGCACTTCCACCCACTGCGCCGTGCCCCCACCACGGTCACTCGTCCGGCCACCTGTGTCCCAAGCCCTCTCCCTGGACAGAGGTAGCGGCGGGATGGAAACCCTCCACACTGACCACACTGTCGATTACAGCGCCTGGTTTGGGACTCTGATCCCGCTCCAGCAGCCCGAGTTCCTGTAGGCAGGACCTTTGTACCTGCCGCTGAGGCCTTGAAAATCCATCCCTGTCTGTCTGGTCGCCATCCACAGCTTGCAGGAAACCTTCGTTTCCCATTGCAGAGtcctcccagccagcccctccgtGACAGCCAGGCTGCGAGCCAGGCATTGCTCCCCGGGCACCAGGAAAGCcccccaccaccagcaccagcgCTGCCCCTAacaccagcaccagcactgccaccaccaccagcactgccaccaCCATCACTGCCCCTAacaccagcaccagcactgccaccaataccaccaccagcaccagtGCTGCCGccagcaccagcactgccaCCACCATCACTGCCCCTAacaccagcaccagcactgccaccaataccaccaccagcaccagtGCTGCCGCCAGCACCAGCCTTGCCACCAGCACCATCACTGCCACTAATACCAGCACCAGCgctgccaccaccagcaccaccatTACCCCCAGTGGCCGGCAGACCTGGTGCTTCTCATTTCCAGTGTGATGGGATTTGTGGCTGTCTGGGGTTTGGCCAGGCTGGGTGCAGGTCCCCACCCAAGGACCAGGGGTTAGGTGATGTTTCCAGCTCTCCTCTGCCGGTTTGCGGCTCACCAGCGCGGCCCGGCCGAGGCCACATCCCTGGGCTGGTCGCAGGGCTTGCTGCGGTGCAGCCTCCCCCACGGCTGCACGTGCAGCCCCTGCTCTGACTCTTCCTTTGTTAccgggggtggggaggggaggggaaggggagttCAGCTCAGAAATGGTAAAATTAAATTTCCCAGATGTTCAGGCCCCAGGAGTTCTTGTGCTGTCTGGAGAGGAAATGGGGATTCGGAAAATCCCGCctcatattttttcccctatcaCCTTGCCTTTCCGCTGCCATTAAGTGCAGCAGGAACAGTAAATTACAGGGCTGCGGAGCCGTCCCATCTTGTAGATACcgtggggggagcagggggacgGTGCTGGGCGAGGCACTGAGCTCCTGGGCTCTGCCCATGGCTCTGGGCAGCTCGCCGCTCGCTCATGGCTCCGCGCTTGCAGAAGGCTTTTGGGGATGCACACAGAGCCCCCTGCGCCCCGGCACCGTCGCCgtccctgcagcccagcactCCCCGCTGCCGTGCCACCCCCTGCCCAAATTGGGGCTTTTTGCACAAAACCTGCGGGCGGGTCCGGGCTCCAGGCTAACGCCAAGCCCTGGCTGCCCCGTGGGCTTGGTGGCAGGGTGACCCTGCGCTGGGTTGCGGCACGAGAGGGTGTTGAGCCCTGGGGTAGCTTCACCCATGCCTGCGCTGGGGCCCGGAGCGGCTGCTCCGAGCACGGGGTGCTCCGGGTGCCTCCGCAGACCCGTCAGGGCAGGGCCCTGCCAGCCACGTTGGAGCAAGGGCGGCTTTCCCTGTGCTCGGCGTGGGGCTCGGCTCAGCCCCTCCTGCACTTGCCCTCGGCCGCATCCAGCGTGGCACTCTGCGCCGCAGGAGAGGCGGCTGCCAGCGGTTTTGCTACAACAGCAATAAAACCCCGGGGTGCAGGCAAGCAGCGGGTGACAGGGTCAGCTGGTTCTGCCCAAACCCATCATCCCGCTCCTCCCAACCGCTCTTACCCCGACGAAGGCTGCGAGTTCCTCACGTAGTGTTGAATCACAAGCCCGCTCAGTCAAGGCTGCCTCAAAAACCTTTGCCAGCGTTTTGCCTCCCGAGCGACAGAGCATTAGCAGCCGGCGGCGACCGCTCTCAGAGCCGCTCGGCAGGTCTGAGCCGGGCGCCCGCAGCCGCACGAGGTCCATTCAGCGAAACCCCCCCATGACCTGCTGCCTCCCTCACCCGCACGTGTTGCTGAGCTCTCCCGTGCCTACGGCGGGGGCTGTCGGTGGCGGTTCAGCCAGATCCAGCGCTGCCTTCCCGGAACCCGGCCTTGTCCCCTCCTGCTCGGCACGGTGATGCCGgctgccctggcagggctgTTCACCAGCCACGGCCCTTTTGCCGAGCCCCACAGGTCTCTGCAGGCCAGGCTAACCCCCACCCAGACCCCCACCCCTGCTGCATGGCCAcctctccccttcccaaggCTCCTGTCGTAGCCACTCTGGTTTTCCGGAGGTTTTCATGgctctgctgcatttttctctgctgaaaaatcctctctgctccctctccATGGGACCAGAGCTCGTTTGGGAGATGCTCTGGAAGAGTTTGCTGCAGCGCTCCTGCCGCGTGCCCCCGGCCAGGGCAGGCATcgtgcaggagctgggggtcTGCACAGCCATCACCCTCGTCCCTCCCCTCTGCCGGGGAGCGCTGCGGCCCCTCTCCTCCACATGCCCATTCCTCTCGAGGAGCACACAACCTCTGGGGGACGGCGAGGCATGGACCGGCCTGCAGCACCCGggtcttccctccctgcctgtgctgccctcgGGGGCAGCAGTGCAACCTGGAGCCGCTCCGGCCCCTTGCACGAAGCTGGTGGTCACCGATCCCCTGCCTGCTCCGCTCTGAGCCGTCCGTGCGGCACAGTGGGTAGCCCTCCGTACCCTCCCTGCGCTCTCCGAGGGGCACCGTGGGGTGGGCCAGGGGGGCCCATGGGCCGCGGGCGTTGTTTTACAGCCTTGCCGTGCTCCAGGCTTGGCTGCTCCTTCCCCACACGTCACCCGGCTGGCGGTGCTGGGGGATTAATGCCACGTTGGTGCCATGACGCTGGCCTGCGCTCCGTGGGGGTCCCAGCAGCCTCTGAAGGGCTGGTGGGTGCAAGTGCACTGCCCTGAGATCCGGGCAGAGGGCTCGTGCTCTGGGACCCCTGCgaggggctgcagcctgggctggcaggagctACCCCCATGGTGTCTGTGGGTCTGGGCTCCCAGATGAGCCTGTTCTCACACATCCTGCCCTCACTTTGAGGGGAGGCTTCAGCACCGCTCTGCCTGTGCCCCAAGGTGGAGGCAGGGAGCCCACTGCCCTCAGGGACAGGATAGAGCAAGGAGCACCTGAAACGGGCTGGGGGTTTCAGCCGTGGTCGCTCTTGTGACACCTTTGAGCTCCCAGGTGGTCTCGGTGCCCCCTTCCCAGTTTACTTCCCATGCAAATGCGCGCTCCTGCTCCAGAAGACAGAGTGGCTGATGCTGGACACTTGTCCCTCGTCACTTTAACCCGACTGCTCAGGGTGACCCACGTGTCTCTGCCCCCACGTCTCGTGCCCCCAGGCCCGCTCGCCCCTCGGGCCTTTACGGCTCTACGTAACGCAGGCAGCGGGGACGAGCGTGTCGCGAGGGCTGTTGGCACGCAGAGGATACTGCGAGGGCCCTCAGCCCCAGAGCAGTTTCAGCAAGAGGCCTTGCTTGGATTTGGACTTTTTTGGCATTTAATCAAGCCCAGTCCACCCCCAGCGCAGGCGGGCTGCGGGCTGCCCCGACCACGGCTGttcccagcagctctcccagccGATACGGTCCCTGGAGGGGAAACGTCCCGGTTTGCCCCCGCCAGCACTGTGTGTCCTGGCGGGGACAACGACACAGGCGACAGCCACAAAGGAAAACCTGGAGAAGCACAAGCCCCTCCAGGGGCCGGCAGGGATGGGGTGTCCGGGGCACCACGGCCCCGGGCCCCCTCTCCCAGCGCTCGCTTACGGGAGTGGCATGAGCCTGCTCCCTGGCAATGCTGGGGCCGTCCCATCCGTCGCTGCCACCCGCCCACACGTTGTCCTGCAGTGCCTGTGGCAAGCGTGATGCTCCTACCAGTACGATGTCCGCCTCCCTCCTGCTTATGCCCTGACCGGGGCATAGTCCGAGGCCTTGTCCCCTTGAAGGTTTTTAACCTTTTGCTTAGatctgagggaactggcacGAACCTGAGCAGCCGCCACCTAGGCAGCCCCTTTAGCAGAGCTCGGCCTTTCCCCGGCGGGCGGCAGACACCTACACATGAGTCATTTTAAAGAAGGATCTTTGCAGGGAGATGGTGTTGGTTTCAGCTTGATACGGGAAAGTCCCTGGGATAAGGCGGCGTCGGGACGCCTGGGTGCGAGGCGAGGCTGAGTCATGCAGCATGAATCTGGGCAAGCCCCTTTGCCCACTGGGGTGCTGCTCAGCCAGCAAAAGTGGGATGAAGTGAAGGTTGAAGCAGAAAGGTTGCTGCCGTACTCGGCTGTCCCTTGGCCAGCAGCCCCAAACATCCCACGCGAGCCCTGTCCTGTGACCCCTCTCACTAGAAAgagcctctgcagagcagctcacgCCTTCCATCCCGTTTCTCCCCTCTCTGCAGCGCATCTGCTCGCAGCGACCGCAGACGCTCGCCCGCAGCTTCCCTGGTGCTCCTGCCTTCCTGGCCGGGGTGCCCGGGGACCAGGTGGCATCTGGCCTCTGCCCACAGTCTCGTGGGGCTTCAGTGCCACACGtgccacctcctgcccctctAGACCATGTCGGGCTTTCAACGAGGGGAGCCGTGGCATCGGCTTCCCTCCCGCAGTCACGAGTCGGGTGCAGCCTTCCACGGCTCACAACGGAGACATCGTGCCCGGCACGGACggaggctggggaagggccaggagctgggcaggcacGGCACATCTTGGGCCttttgggaggaggaggaggaggaggaggaggaggaggagaaggaggaggaggaggaggaagcagtcGCCAGCAGGCTGGGGAGTCTCACACCGCAGGCTCTCGGGGGGAGCTGCACGGCACGTCTGGCACAATGCAGATGGGCAGGGCTGGTGACAGAGGGCAAGCGGTGCAGGGGCTGGTTTGGGGGCACTGTGAAGGAGATCCCTCACCAGGTTACCCTTTCTTTGGCGAAGCCTCGAAAGCTGGAGCGGGACAGAATCACGTCCCGCGAGGTCGTGTTGGTTGAAATGACACCATTACACGTGGGCAAAGTGACATGGCGGAAAAGCAGACCTTTCTGACGGGGATGGATGAGCTGTTTTGACCTGAGCACCCAGCAGCACAAGACAGTTTCTATTCTGTAAGCTCAGCGTCGAGCGCAGCTCTGTGTGTTTGGAGAGGGGACGTggctctgcctccttccctcgTGGGACGGGTAAGCGGGAAGGGGGTCTCCGAGGAGCTGGCACTTGCTGAGGGCggagggctgcagctgccacgCACGCTGGCGCTGGTCAGCTTTGGGCGCTCGGCGAGGCGAGTGGTCTCGCACGGAGCTGGCTTCTCCCAAAGGGGACGGTGGGCGTATGGCTCTCCCGAGCCGAGGCAGGGTCCGTTCCACCCAGCATCAAACAGGCTGTGAGATCCCAGCTGCACCGTGTTTGCAACTCCAGAGGAGATTGCTTTCATTTCCTCGCCATTTGTCAAAATACCTTCCTGATAAAAGatggtttattttattcctttaacaCACAATAAAACCTATCGAGTTGTTATCTGGCCGTAAAACCTCAAGCACAGACCGAGCGCAGCACTTACGCACAGTCTGTTCGGTCACCTCTTCCCAGCATGCGCCTGACCTAACTTACTTCTCAAGCAAACCAAAGTATCTTGTCCCCTTTGACAGCCGCTGAGGAGCTAATCTTGGGGAGGTTTATCCAGAAGAGCTGCAGGAAGGGAGGTGGCCCGTCTTGGCCCAGGAGTCCCGCACTGCTTATCCTTTCCACACGCCTTGGCACAGACGTGCCGGTCCTGGGGTTTGCTCCCACACAGGAGTCCGTGCTGGGAACTGATGCAAAAGCGGTAACGGGAATTTATCAGAACTGATGCAAAAGTGGCAATACCAGCAAAAGAGGCAGAGAACTTGATCTTTGAAGCTGTTACAGGAGGTTTCCAAACAGGCGGGTAACTGGAAGGCAGGGGAGTTTTCCAGTGCAGCCCTGTAGGAGCTTCCCCACCTGCAGCTTCTGTTTTCAAGCTGGGATAGCGCTGGCTGGAGCAGTTTGCCGGAGCACGAGGGCACGTTACAGCCAGCGGTCTGCATCCCTCGCCCACTGGGGAGAATTTGGCACTGGTGCTCATGAAAGCTAGGGGCAGGGGAAGCGCTCAGTCCCCGCTGCCCAAGCGGAACGAGCCCCGTGTGTTTGCCTTTGATGGCCTAAGGTTTAGCAGTGTAAATCCCAGCAGATGCAAAGACTCCGGACGTCGTTCCCCCTGCCTGCTACTCCCAGCTCTGTCTCCTTCTCTAGTGAATTCGAAAGGACGTGCAAGGGGGATTagcagggtttggggttttcctgctctgaaatACTCAAGCTGTCAAGAGTTTGCTCGTGACTGGTTTTACCGCCACTGCTTCATGCTTAATGAGCCTTGAATCCTTAACAAAGACTTCTCCCTCTTCAGGGCGTTACTCATTGGGGTTAAATGGGTTCAAACGGCGGCACGTGCATGCCTGGCTCCGGCTGCCATCCCGACACCTCTGCCGCAGCTCTTGCGCTCTCTTTTACCTCTACCAGAGACCAACAGGTTTTTAAAACCCGGCCACCCGGGGCACAGCCTTCCTGAGCAAGGCTTGAGACTCTTGACAGCCGCCTCCTCCCTGTGCCCCCGTGGCTGCATGTTCGTGGCAAAAGCTGCCCCGTATGCCAGGAGACCACCAAGAGagaggctgcagccctgcacgGCACCCCCGGTGGGGTTTGCTTTCCCCACACGATGGCAGAAGGTCTgctgggacaggcagggctgtgccggGGAGGCAGCTGCTcgctgcctctcccagcccatgGCAGTCAGGCAAACGGCCCCCAGAACCtcggcagagctgctgctgaagctgaaTTTTCCTAGTCTGGCTGCTGGATTCGTGTCCTGCCCCACCTGCCCCCTCACCCTCCATGGGCAGTGGTGCCCACCCCACCGGAGCATGGCAGGCATTGGCTGGTGCCGGTGCCAGGCCGGCGTGGAGACAGCCTGTGCCGGAAGGCTGGTCCTGGCACGAGGCGGTGCTGCCGGACGGGATGCCGGGAGGAGAGCGCTCCCCTAAAGGCATGGGGTCAAGAGCCAGGAGGGGGGGACGCTGGGGGAACTGGGCTGGCCGGGGCGTTATGGCTCCCGCTCGGTGGTAGAGACCCGCCGGTGCCGTTGGGACAGCCATCCCGCCTGCCGAGCACTCGTGGGGCTGGTCCCCGTGATCCTCCCGGGTGCTTGAGGGGCACCTACGTGCCACGGCATTGGCCACAGcttccccccatccctgtcccgGCACGGCTGCCCGGGACACCAGGCCCTCACCCAGGCGGATGGACCAGCCCGGGGAGCCGGCCCTGCCACCAGCCACCGGCATCAGGGGGCTGGGAGCCCCGGCTGCGGCCAGCCCTGCGCCCAAATCGTTCTCGCCTCTCCATTTGCTGCCTGGACTCTGCCAGAGGGGAGACGCAGACTCTTTCCAGACTCTTACTTTCCCTGTTTCTCTGATTTCCAGCTCCTAAAATCTGTTTCTCACCCTCGGAGGGTTTCCCCTTCTCCCGTCCCTCTGCCGTTCAGCAAACGCGTGCGAGATTCGGACGCAGCTGCTGGAGGCTTTGGGCAGCAAATCTGGACGTGCTAAAGGGAGGCACCGTATTTTCCACGAGTTTCAGGCTCACCGACGGGGTCTGGCATGCTCTCCGGCTCGAGTCaatgcagctccctcccacccGAGCTCCTTCGTCTCTCCCAGCCATCCAATCTCCCCCTCGGCTTGCACCAGCCATCGGTGCTCCACTGGCACCGTAGCTGGCGCCCCGGTGCTCCCTAAGCCCCTCCTCGCACAGCTGTGGCTGGGGACGCCCGGAGGTCCCCCACTCAGCTCCCTCCAGCCAAAAGCCCCGCGGGGACGGCGCGAGCGACCACTTACCAGCTTCCTCTGGTTGCTGAGGCAGAAAGTGCAGATCTGTTTGGGCTGGGAGTTCTCGGTGTCGCGCGCGGGGGGGCTGCTGCCGCCGTGGTGGTAGAAGGCAGGGGTGGTGTGGCAGGGCTGCCCATCCCCGCACgcctcccccaccagcagcacgTTCCCCAGGTGGGAGATGTAGCTGGAGGCCAGTCTCAAGGTCTCGATCTTGGAGAGCTTTCTGTCGGCCGGCTCGGTGGGGATGAGGGTGCGGAGGGCGGTGAAGGCAGTGTTGACGCTGTTGGTGCGGTCACGCTCCCGCGCGTTGGCCGTGTGACGCTGCCGGGGCTCCCTGTTGATCCGGTTGGGTTTCTTGCCGCTCCTGCGCTTGCTGGCCTTGATGCCGTAGCCGTCGGCATCCAGGTGGTAGGGCTTCTCGTCCGAGCCGGAGCTCTCGCTGCCGTTCTCCTCATCCTCGGACAGCATGCTGATCTCGGGGTACAGGTACCGGCTGGGGGCCGAGCGCAGCATGGCAAAGGACATGTTGGGCGGCGAGGGGACACCGGGGAAGCCGTGTGGGGGACCGCTGTGCTCTGCCgacctcctcctgctgcaggcaacCTCAGCTCCAGGCGCTCATGCTGCTCCCTCGGCTGGGGTCCGGGGAGCCCCGGCTCGCGTCGCCCTCGCCGGGCAGGCTCAGGCTGGGAGGTGGTGCAGCGGGGggtccccttccccagctctccGCCGGCTCGCTCCGCGCAGAAGGGGTTAAGGGCTGCtcacaggcagggctgcctgttTCCTCTCCCCACACATGTGCATCTTAAGACGCTGAGTGTGGCAGGAGCGGGGAGTTTTATAGCAGCAGCAGTGGTCAGCCAGGCCCCTCCTCCggcaggcagccctgctctggctcTGGAAGTGGGAGCCGAACAGGCTCACGCCTACCTGAGCTCACCCTCCATCCCCGCAGGGGACTTAACCCTTCAGGGCTCGGCTGCGGGTCCTGCCCgctgctggggggctgcagccagcgTGGCGAGGACGTGGAGCGTTTGCTGCGGTTCACCTGCCAGCTGTGGGCCTCAGCCGCGGCTGCCGGCCCGGCATGCGGTGGGCACACAGGGCACGCGTGCAGCATCCTCGCCCACCACCTGCGTGGGCTTGGGTGGACACGGCGCTGCCAGGGAGCTGGGCACTGGCAGTGGGGTTTGTGGGGGCTCCCAGAGGTCCCTGGAGGACCCTGCATGCTGGTGTGGGAGGGAGGCTCCCCTGGCCCCGTGCCTGTGGGGTTCGTGGGCAGCCTGcgctggggaagggctggggacagggctgcGTCGCCCCcaggccggggctggggagacaGGCTCCTGCTCCAGATTAGCCCCTGCAAAGAGAACCCCTGAGAGCgctccctccccttcccgcAGCATGACCAAatccatcctgctgctgctgctgctaatggggcagagagggaggaattaaccCTTGAGGAGCTGCCCGCCGGCACACCTCCGCCAAAGCTCCTGCCTGGTGCACGCCTGCtgctttaatttgctttaatttccCTCCTCAGATACCAAGGACGGCATTCGCATCTCTGTCAGCCTGATAGGTGCGTGTGGATGCGGAGCCCGCTGCTGTGCCCATAACCAGGCCCCGTAACCTGTCTTTATAACGGCCCTGGCTCTGCCAAGCCTGCAAAAACCAGCACCTGCTGGCAGGGCCGGCTTTGCAACCTGCCCCAAACTACCCCCTGCTCCCCTTCCCGGGCCGCCTCATCGCGCCCTGCAGGCAGCTCGAGCAGACTCCTCCGGGGACCAAGGGCTTGTGGGGTCGAGCAGTGGTCCCCAAGGGCCACCAGCAGCGGCCACTTGAGCGGGGCGGTCCTGGCTGGCtgtgcccagccctgggacCAAAGGAAACCAAGGCCTCTCCGTGCTCTGCAGGTGAGCATAGAGGCTGGTGGGGAGAGCCCTGCGGCCCAGCCCCGGCGTTGCTCTGCAAGGCTCTTGGCtccgtggcagccccaggcaggcttggtgcatccccagggcCTGATCGTGGGCCCGGAGCCGTGGAGGTGCTGCAAGGCTGCTCCGGAGCTTGCTGGTCCCTTGTTGCAGAGGCAGAGGGCGGGCAGGGACGTTCAGCCCTGGTGAAGGCCATCAGCCTCCTCCTTCTCCGGGGCCAGGCACATGGGAATGCCCACAGCATCCCAGGCCACCGAGCTGTCCCTAAGGTGTGGAGCTGTGACCCTGCACCCAGGGTGGGTCTGGGGAACCTGTGGCCCTCTGCGTGCCAGAGCAGGCTGTGCCTGAGCTGGCAGAGAGTTGCCTGAGCTCTGGGCTGCCTTGCTTCAGCCCCATAACCCTGTAACACATGAGTTGTGACAGTGGGAGC contains the following coding sequences:
- the SCX gene encoding basic helix-loop-helix transcription factor scleraxis, which codes for MSFAMLRSAPSRYLYPEISMLSEDEENGSESSGSDEKPYHLDADGYGIKASKRRSGKKPNRINREPRQRHTANARERDRTNSVNTAFTALRTLIPTEPADRKLSKIETLRLASSYISHLGNVLLVGEACGDGQPCHTTPAFYHHGGSSPPARDTENSQPKQICTFCLSNQRKLSKDRDRKTAIRS